The Pseudanabaena galeata CCNP1313 genome includes a region encoding these proteins:
- a CDS encoding type II toxin-antitoxin system RelE/ParE family toxin, which translates to MKVTFKNVKLRKFCESKSSSKKLRARLADLMAAESVQDLVYGKPHPLKGDRLGQFAVSLEGAERLVFEPSNIPTPYKEDGSIDWAKVTEVCIVFIGDYHD; encoded by the coding sequence ATGAAGGTTACTTTTAAAAACGTAAAACTGCGTAAGTTTTGCGAATCAAAGTCAAGTTCCAAAAAACTACGCGCCCGATTAGCTGACCTCATGGCAGCCGAATCGGTGCAAGATCTAGTTTATGGAAAGCCTCATCCTTTAAAAGGCGATCGCTTAGGTCAGTTTGCTGTATCTCTTGAAGGTGCTGAACGGCTTGTATTTGAACCAAGTAATATTCCAACTCCATACAAAGAAGATGGCAGTATTGACTGGGCAAAAGTAACTGAAGTCTGCATTGTATTTATTGGAGATTACCATGACTGA
- a CDS encoding toxin-antitoxin system TumE family protein, whose product MLLNNYQANIIATIQKYVNDGWIRSFTFSVDPRSDYVGFIQGSLEFLQGSCLFFREYVDLQESTEKLSYSFHYQAPDNNLIFRYDNANHKPKLDYTDHKHIKDKIIPSEIPDIEQVILEIITNYLN is encoded by the coding sequence ATGTTACTCAACAACTATCAAGCTAATATCATCGCCACCATTCAAAAATATGTGAATGATGGATGGATTCGATCCTTTACCTTTTCTGTTGATCCTAGATCCGATTATGTTGGATTTATTCAAGGAAGTTTAGAATTTTTGCAAGGTTCATGTCTATTTTTTAGAGAATATGTTGACTTACAAGAATCCACTGAAAAACTTTCATATTCGTTCCATTACCAAGCCCCTGATAACAACTTGATATTTCGTTATGACAATGCAAATCATAAGCCAAAACTAGACTATACAGATCATAAACATATCAAAGATAAAATCATTCCCTCCGAAATTCCAGATATTGAACAAGTGATCCTAGAAATTATTACCAATTATTTAAATTAA
- the psbA gene encoding photosystem II q(b) protein, with product MTTAVQRRESASIWDQFCNWITSTDNRLYVGWFGVIMIPCLLSATICFIIAFVGAPPVDIDGIREPVAGSLLFGNNMISGAVVPSSNAIGLHFYPIWEADSLDEWLYNGGPYQLVVFHFLLGIFCYMGREWELSYRLGMRPWIAVAYSAPVAAATAVFLIYPIGQGSFSDGMPLGISGTFNFMIVFQAEHNILMHPFHMLGVAGVFGGSLFSAMHGSLVTSSLIRETTENESQNAGYKFGQEEETYNIVAAHGYFGRLIFQYASFNNSRSLHFFLALWPVVGIWFTALGVSTMAFNLNGFNFNQSISDSQGRVVPSWADVINRANLGMEVMHERNAHNFPLDLAAVDVAPVAMAAPAING from the coding sequence ATGACCACAGCAGTACAAAGACGCGAAAGCGCTTCCATCTGGGATCAGTTTTGCAATTGGATCACCAGCACCGACAACCGCCTCTATGTAGGCTGGTTCGGCGTAATCATGATCCCTTGCTTACTCTCCGCCACCATTTGCTTCATCATCGCCTTCGTTGGCGCACCTCCAGTCGATATCGACGGAATCCGCGAACCAGTAGCAGGCAGCTTGCTATTCGGAAACAACATGATTTCTGGCGCAGTCGTACCCTCTTCAAACGCGATTGGCCTGCACTTTTACCCCATTTGGGAAGCAGACAGCCTCGACGAATGGCTATACAACGGTGGTCCTTACCAATTGGTAGTATTCCACTTCCTACTCGGCATTTTCTGCTACATGGGACGTGAATGGGAATTGTCTTACCGCCTCGGTATGCGTCCTTGGATCGCAGTAGCATACTCTGCGCCCGTAGCAGCAGCAACCGCAGTATTCTTGATCTACCCAATCGGACAAGGATCATTCTCTGACGGTATGCCTTTGGGTATCTCTGGTACTTTCAACTTCATGATCGTATTCCAAGCAGAGCACAACATCTTGATGCATCCTTTCCACATGTTAGGAGTAGCAGGTGTGTTCGGTGGTTCATTGTTCAGTGCCATGCACGGTTCACTCGTAACCTCCAGCTTGATTCGTGAAACAACCGAAAACGAAAGCCAAAACGCTGGTTACAAGTTCGGACAAGAAGAAGAAACCTACAACATCGTTGCAGCCCACGGCTACTTCGGTCGCTTGATTTTCCAATACGCTTCCTTCAACAATAGCCGTTCCTTGCACTTCTTCTTGGCTCTATGGCCAGTAGTTGGCATCTGGTTCACCGCATTGGGCGTAAGCACAATGGCTTTCAACTTGAACGGATTCAACTTCAACCAATCGATTTCTGACAGCCAAGGACGAGTAGTACCTAGCTGGGCAGACGTAATCAACCGCGCTAACTTGGGTATGGAAGTAATGCACGAGCGCAACGCTCACAACTTCCCTCTCGATTTGGCTGCTGTTGATGTAGCACCAGTAGCAATGGCTGCTCCTGCTATCAACGGTTAA
- a CDS encoding LuxR C-terminal-related transcriptional regulator, with product MRITDREHAKTFCDLCGLGLMTEVLDPTKLLFDLHRGTEIAETFSGCLEPEAIAHRVTDGIVEQFDCAFARVWLLEPERTYLKLVASSGMYTRIDGRFARVQMGAYKVGKIAQNRVSFLSNHLADEPWVGDRDWAITNNIRGFAGYPLEIKGRVVGVLAAFSHQAMPPEFLEFLRMLCTIAAIAIDSAFKHQQEKQAWQSMSQPPVTEQASLSDRLAHILNSNRLTLVGTERMLSLTTDYVFLRAAEILNQIGGAYCRLIYSDISISLEAIVAKTKTKIADPHTWLRSLFGELFLIVSSLGGAINIHATELQIAIVIPFAKESNPLSERELEMMQLLTQGLRDRDIAQQLVISESTVKFHINNILSKLKARTRFQALHLAMVNGWI from the coding sequence ATGAGAATTACTGATCGTGAACATGCGAAAACTTTCTGTGATCTTTGTGGGTTAGGTTTGATGACTGAGGTACTCGATCCGACCAAGCTTTTATTTGATTTGCATCGAGGAACAGAAATTGCCGAAACTTTCTCTGGATGTCTAGAGCCAGAGGCGATCGCGCATCGAGTGACTGATGGCATCGTTGAGCAGTTTGATTGTGCTTTTGCGAGGGTGTGGCTATTAGAGCCAGAACGGACTTATCTGAAGCTGGTGGCTTCTTCAGGCATGTATACGCGCATTGATGGCAGATTTGCGAGAGTGCAGATGGGGGCGTATAAGGTAGGGAAAATTGCCCAAAATCGCGTTTCTTTTTTAAGTAATCACTTAGCAGATGAACCTTGGGTGGGCGATCGCGACTGGGCAATTACTAATAATATTCGTGGTTTTGCTGGCTATCCATTGGAAATCAAAGGCAGGGTGGTCGGGGTTTTAGCAGCTTTTAGTCATCAGGCAATGCCGCCCGAATTTCTAGAATTTTTACGGATGCTCTGCACGATCGCTGCGATCGCTATTGATAGCGCGTTCAAGCATCAACAGGAAAAGCAAGCTTGGCAAAGTATGAGCCAGCCTCCAGTTACCGAGCAAGCTTCGTTATCCGATCGCCTAGCCCACATTTTGAACTCCAATCGTTTAACTCTGGTGGGGACAGAACGAATGCTGAGTCTAACTACTGATTATGTGTTTTTACGGGCTGCCGAAATTCTTAATCAAATTGGGGGTGCTTATTGTCGCTTAATTTACTCTGATATATCGATATCGCTAGAGGCGATCGTGGCGAAGACTAAAACTAAAATTGCTGATCCTCACACTTGGCTGCGATCGTTGTTTGGAGAGTTGTTTTTGATTGTTTCTAGCTTGGGCGGTGCGATCAATATCCATGCAACTGAGTTACAAATTGCGATCGTGATCCCATTTGCTAAAGAGTCAAATCCCCTGTCTGAGCGCGAATTGGAGATGATGCAGTTATTAACACAAGGTTTACGCGATCGGGATATTGCTCAGCAATTAGTAATCAGCGAAAGTACAGTTAAGTTTCACATCAATAACATTTTGTCTAAACTGAAGGCAAGAACTCGGTTTCAGGCGTTACATCTAGCAATGGTCAATGGGTGGATTTAA
- a CDS encoding DUF4335 domain-containing protein, translating into MIQRSYSLPSCTLLVDGIITGGDVMSILTSFSCRFSHHTEPIVGGLELLNALVKVVGAYAQALKSNTLVAIPEKQVRLEPEGKHLHLLSVLLNEADAHNPKQLQIKLNTIQLFDLMESLDRLCCDPTTLPDLKLVTQISDYRSQAQLNSQAVSAIAGVVSLAIAATVLYFIPTPKPQPKPAQTVPVETKPLPNGATPPTPVATPTSSPSPESSSPSPEPTSSPETTSSPESSPTPTPN; encoded by the coding sequence ATGATTCAACGCAGCTATAGTTTGCCAAGTTGTACTTTGCTGGTTGATGGGATCATCACGGGTGGTGATGTGATGTCAATTTTGACCAGCTTTAGTTGCCGCTTTAGCCATCACACCGAGCCAATTGTGGGTGGTCTAGAACTACTCAATGCTTTAGTAAAAGTAGTAGGAGCCTATGCTCAGGCTTTAAAAAGTAATACTTTGGTGGCAATTCCTGAAAAGCAGGTGCGTCTCGAACCAGAAGGGAAGCATCTGCATTTACTTTCGGTATTGCTAAATGAGGCTGATGCTCACAATCCCAAGCAGCTACAAATCAAACTGAATACGATTCAGCTTTTTGACCTGATGGAAAGCCTAGATCGTCTATGTTGCGATCCAACAACTTTGCCAGACTTGAAACTGGTGACGCAGATTTCTGACTATCGATCGCAGGCTCAGTTAAATAGTCAAGCCGTATCAGCGATCGCTGGTGTGGTCAGTTTAGCGATCGCGGCAACGGTTTTGTATTTTATCCCCACCCCCAAACCTCAACCAAAACCTGCTCAGACAGTCCCTGTGGAAACTAAACCATTGCCCAACGGGGCAACTCCGCCCACACCAGTGGCTACTCCCACAAGTTCACCAAGCCCTGAAAGTTCTTCGCCAAGTCCTGAGCCTACATCAAGCCCTGAAACTACATCAAGTCCTGAAAGTTCGCCAACTCCTACTCCTAATTAA
- a CDS encoding DUF3038 domain-containing protein produces MQLNISAPVNLDLHVPKDFVRGCPRSVRMDIDHLLLAIEALDLEAVEVMLVLIEQLGLQKTIPSRVAFWRLRNTNPLRRNYQRASLSWDELKALVKIVCTIAKQLDTGLRLLLSTHQQMIEGKIEALGLQQNQGFLESYIDRFTSLYIGRMRSPSPLKKEEIRELALQLLTRLLLCSGTAGEFRLWNSLFDGAIA; encoded by the coding sequence ATGCAGTTAAATATTTCTGCTCCTGTAAACCTCGATTTACACGTTCCTAAGGACTTTGTTAGGGGTTGTCCCCGTAGCGTCCGTATGGATATTGATCACCTGCTTCTAGCGATCGAGGCGCTGGATTTAGAAGCAGTTGAAGTAATGCTGGTCTTAATTGAGCAGTTAGGCTTACAAAAGACGATTCCTAGTCGTGTCGCTTTTTGGCGACTGCGTAATACTAATCCGCTTCGCCGCAACTATCAGCGGGCTAGTTTAAGTTGGGATGAGTTAAAGGCTTTGGTAAAAATAGTCTGTACGATCGCTAAGCAGTTAGATACTGGTTTGCGCTTACTGCTAAGTACCCATCAACAGATGATTGAGGGCAAGATCGAGGCATTAGGTTTACAGCAAAATCAAGGTTTCTTAGAAAGTTATATTGATCGTTTTACATCTTTATATATCGGTCGGATGCGATCGCCTTCGCCACTAAAAAAAGAAGAAATTCGCGAATTGGCGTTGCAATTGCTGACGCGATTATTGTTGTGTAGTGGTACAGCAGGTGAGTTTCGCCTGTGGAATAGTCTGTTTGATGGAGCGATCGCCTAA
- the rpsD gene encoding 30S ribosomal protein S4: MSRYRGPRLRIVRRLGELPGLSRKQPKHAYPPGMHGQDRKKRSEYAVRLEEKQKLRFNYGLTETQMLRYVRRARRVKGSTGLVLLQLLEMRLDNTVFRMGFAPTIPAARQLVNHGHITINGKSVTIPSYGVRPGEVISVKDNEKSRKIVERNLEFPGLSNIPSHLEFDKAKMTGKVNGVVEREWVALQVNELLVIEYYSRQA; the protein is encoded by the coding sequence ATGTCCCGTTATAGAGGTCCGCGCCTCAGAATCGTCAGAAGACTCGGAGAGCTTCCCGGTCTAAGTCGCAAACAACCTAAGCACGCTTATCCACCTGGAATGCATGGTCAAGACCGCAAAAAGCGCTCTGAATATGCCGTGCGTCTCGAAGAAAAGCAAAAACTACGCTTTAACTATGGTCTAACTGAAACTCAAATGCTGCGCTATGTGCGTCGAGCCAGACGAGTTAAGGGTTCTACAGGCTTAGTATTACTACAATTGCTAGAAATGCGTCTAGACAATACCGTTTTCCGTATGGGATTTGCACCGACGATTCCTGCTGCGCGTCAACTGGTAAATCATGGACATATCACCATCAACGGTAAGAGCGTAACTATTCCTAGTTATGGTGTGCGCCCAGGCGAAGTTATTAGCGTTAAAGATAACGAAAAATCCCGTAAAATTGTCGAGCGTAACCTCGAATTCCCAGGGCTTTCCAACATTCCTAGCCATTTAGAATTTGATAAGGCGAAGATGACTGGTAAGGTCAATGGCGTTGTCGAACGCGAATGGGTAGCATTGCAAGTGAACGAACTGCTGGTTATTGAGTACTACTCACGCCAAGCTTAA